In a genomic window of Meriones unguiculatus strain TT.TT164.6M chromosome 8, Bangor_MerUng_6.1, whole genome shotgun sequence:
- the LOC110543081 gene encoding keratin, type II cuticular Hb1-like, whose product MTCGFPTGNFSCASACGPRPGHCCISAAPYRGISCYRGLSGGFGSHSVCGAYRAGSCGRSFGYRSGGICGPSPPCITSVSVNESLLTPLNLEIDPNAQCVKHEEKEQIKCLNSRFAAFIDKVRFLEQQNKLLETKLQFYQNRKCCESNLEPLFEGYIETLRREAECVEADGGRLAAELNHVQEAMEGYKKRYEEEVALRATAENEFVALKKDVDCAYLRKSDLEANVEALTQEIDFLRRLYEEEIRILHAHISDTSVIVKMDNSRDLNMDCIVAEIKAQYDDIATRSRAEAESWYRTKCEEMKATVIRHGETLRRTREEINELNRVIQRLTAEIENAKCQNTKLEAAVTQSEQQGEAALTDARCKLAELEAALQKAKQDMACLLKEYQEVMNSKLGLDIEIATYRRLLEGEEQRLCEGVGAVNVCVSSSRGGVVCGDLCVSGSRPVTGSVCNAPCSGNVAVSTGMCAPCGTGSCYQGRC is encoded by the exons ATGACCTGTGGCTTTCCAACTGGAAACTTCAGCTGCGCCTCAGCCTGCGGGCCCCGGCCCGGCCACTGCTGCATCTCCGCAGCTCCATACAGGGGCATCTCCTGCTACCGCGGACTCTCCGGGGGCTTCGGCAGCCACAGCGTCTGCGGGGCCTACCGCGCCGGCTCCTGCGGACGCAGCTTCGGGTACCGCTCAGGGGGCATCTGCGGGCCCAGCCCCCCCTGCATCACCAGCGTCTCCGTCAACGAGAGCCTGCTCACGCCCCTCAACCTGGAGATCGACCCCAATGCTCAGTGCGTGAAGCATGAGGAGAAGGAGCAGATCAAGTGCCTCAACAGCAGGTTCGCGGCCTTCATCGACAAG GTGCGCTTCCTGGAGCAGCAGAACAAGCTGCTGGAGACCAAGTTGCAGTTCTACCAGAACCGCAAGTGCTGCGAGAGCAACTTGGAGCCTCTGTTCGAGGGCTACATCGAGACGCTGAGGCGCGAGGCTGAGTGTGTGGAGGCTGATGGCGGGAGGCTGGCTGCTGAGCTCAACCACGTGcaggaggccatggagggctaCAAGAAGAG GTATGAAGAAGAAGTTGCACTGCGGGCCACAGCAGAGAATGAGTTTGTGGCTCTAAAGAAG GATGTGGACTGTGCCTACCTGCGCAAGTCGGACCTGGAGGCCAACGTGGAAGCACTGACCCAGGAGATCGACTTCCTGAGGAGACTGTATGAGGAG GAGATCCGCATCCTCCACGCCCACATCTCAGACACCTCGGTCATCGTCAAGATGGACAACAGCCGGGACTTGAACATGGACTGCATCGTGGCTGAGATCAAGGCTCAGTATGACGACATCGCCACCCGCAGCCGGGCAGAGGCTGAGTCCTGGTACCGCACCAAG TGTGAGGAGATGAAGGCCACAGTGATCCGGCACGGAGAGACCCTGCGCCGCACCAGGGAGGAGATCAATGAGCTGAACCGCGTGATCCAGAGGCTGACCGCTGAGATCGAGAATGCCAAGTGCCAG AACACCAAGCTAGAGGCCGCCGTGACCCAGTCTGAGCAGCAGGGAGAGGCCGCCCTCACTGATGCCCGCTGCAAGCTGGCTGAGCTGGAGGCTGCCCTACAGAAGGCCAAGCAGGACATGGCCTGCCTGCTCAAGGAGTATCAGGAGGTGATGAACTCCAAGCTGGGGCTGGACATCGAGATCGCCACCTACAGGCGCCTGCTGGAGGGCGAGGAGCAGAG GCTGTGCGAGGGTGTTGGGGCTGTGAATGTCT GCGTGAGCAGCTCCCGTGGAGGGGTCGTGTGTGGGGACCTGTGCGTGTCAGGCTCTCGGCCCGTGACAGGCAGCGTGTGCAACGCCCCATGCAGTGGGAATGTGGCGGTGAGCACTGGCATGTGTGCTCCTTGTGGAACCGGCTCCTGTTACCAGGGGAGGTGTTAG